One segment of Streptomyces sp. NBC_00576 DNA contains the following:
- a CDS encoding DUF6542 domain-containing protein: protein MPNPRLTGLGGGLFCAALMFALGCLDQLLFGASLTAYGVLFLPVCVLTAAWVRGADLVTAPVVAPIAFTVGLLPVADGDGVFARLMGIVTALATEAGWLYGGTLVAGAIATVRKVRLMNRRPGRTRTPV, encoded by the coding sequence ATGCCGAACCCCCGGCTCACCGGTCTCGGCGGCGGGCTGTTCTGCGCCGCGCTGATGTTCGCGCTCGGCTGTCTCGACCAGTTGCTGTTCGGGGCGTCCCTGACGGCGTACGGAGTGCTGTTCCTGCCGGTGTGCGTGCTGACCGCGGCCTGGGTGCGGGGCGCGGACCTGGTGACCGCGCCCGTCGTCGCACCCATCGCCTTCACCGTGGGCCTGTTGCCCGTGGCAGACGGTGACGGTGTCTTCGCCCGCCTGATGGGCATCGTCACCGCACTCGCCACCGAGGCCGGCTGGCTGTACGGGGGGACGCTCGTCGCGGGTGCCATCGCGACCGTGCGGAAGGTCCGCCTGATGAACCGGCGGCCGGGGCGGACCCGCACGCCCGTGTGA
- a CDS encoding DUF4245 domain-containing protein — protein MAGSNGKNGKQKTVRDMILSLGLISLAAGVIYLFLPHDDSAPDLKRVDYRVELLTARRAASYPVVAPQGLSADWKATSVRFSGANFDAWHLGFHDSEGEYVAVEQSAQKPSVFIDEATQRARETKVTQRIGDATWTRYEGGQYDALVLRDKGSTTVVTGTASFDRLTKMAQALRTT, from the coding sequence GTGGCAGGTTCGAACGGCAAGAACGGCAAGCAGAAGACGGTCCGGGACATGATTCTGTCCCTGGGCCTCATCAGTCTCGCGGCGGGAGTCATCTACCTCTTCCTCCCGCACGACGACTCCGCTCCCGACCTCAAACGGGTCGACTACCGCGTCGAGTTGCTGACGGCTCGCCGCGCCGCGAGCTACCCGGTGGTCGCGCCCCAGGGCCTGTCGGCCGACTGGAAGGCGACCTCGGTGCGCTTCTCGGGCGCGAACTTCGACGCGTGGCACCTCGGCTTCCATGACTCCGAGGGTGAGTACGTGGCGGTGGAGCAGTCCGCTCAGAAGCCGTCCGTCTTCATCGACGAGGCCACCCAGCGCGCCCGGGAGACGAAGGTCACCCAGCGCATAGGGGACGCGACGTGGACGCGGTACGAGGGCGGGCAGTACGACGCGCTGGTCCTGCGCGACAAGGGCTCCACGACGGTGGTGACGGGCACGGCGTCGTTCGACCGCCTGACGAAGATGGCCCAGGCCCTGAGGACGACGTAG
- a CDS encoding WhiB family transcriptional regulator — translation MLQPPHSSLQVAAVPPQRVPVRERDQDAPWHTEAVCRRDEAGLFFAPSKEPTAARLSREEAAKRVCGGCPVMVECREHALLQPEPYGVWGGLTAAERRVVLARRRRREMELKKTSHDTIAAAG, via the coding sequence GTGCTGCAACCGCCGCATTCGTCCCTGCAGGTCGCTGCCGTTCCGCCCCAGCGGGTGCCAGTGCGAGAAAGGGACCAGGACGCCCCATGGCACACCGAGGCGGTGTGCCGGCGCGACGAGGCGGGTCTCTTCTTCGCCCCTTCCAAGGAACCGACCGCGGCCCGGCTCTCCCGGGAGGAGGCGGCCAAGCGCGTGTGCGGTGGCTGTCCGGTGATGGTCGAATGCCGCGAACACGCACTGCTGCAACCCGAGCCGTACGGAGTCTGGGGCGGCCTCACCGCCGCCGAACGCCGCGTGGTCCTGGCCAGGCGCCGCCGCCGCGAAATGGAACTCAAGAAGACCAGCCACGACACGATAGCCGCGGCGGGCTGA
- the ychF gene encoding redox-regulated ATPase YchF has translation MSLTIGIVGLPNVGKSTMFNALTKNDVLAANYPFATIEPNVGVVGVPDARLAKLAEIFGSQKILPATVDFVDIAGIVKGASEGEGLGNKFLANIRESDAICQVIRAFQDENVVHVDGKVSPKDDIETINTELILADLQTIEKVLPRLQRESRIKKDIGPKVAAVEAAKEILEKGDTLFSAGIVQGSGNEELLHDLHLLTTKPFLYVFNVDEDELVDEAFKDEQRALVAPAEAIFLNAKLEADLAELDEEEALELLESVGVEEPGMATLARVGFDTLGLQTYLTAGPKESRAWTIKKGATAPEAAGVIHTDFQKGFIKAEVISFDALVETGSVAEARAKGKARMEGKEYVMQDGDVVEFRFNV, from the coding sequence GTGTCGCTCACGATCGGAATCGTCGGTCTGCCGAATGTCGGCAAGTCGACCATGTTCAACGCCCTGACCAAGAACGACGTGCTGGCGGCCAACTACCCGTTCGCCACGATCGAGCCGAACGTCGGCGTGGTCGGTGTCCCGGACGCGCGCCTCGCGAAGCTGGCCGAGATCTTCGGCTCCCAGAAGATCCTTCCGGCGACCGTCGACTTCGTCGACATCGCGGGCATCGTGAAGGGCGCCTCGGAGGGTGAGGGCCTGGGCAACAAGTTCCTCGCGAACATCCGCGAGTCGGACGCGATCTGCCAGGTCATCCGCGCCTTCCAGGACGAGAACGTCGTGCATGTCGACGGCAAGGTCTCGCCGAAGGACGACATCGAGACGATCAACACCGAGCTGATCCTCGCCGACCTCCAGACGATCGAGAAGGTCCTGCCGCGCCTCCAGCGGGAGTCGCGCATCAAGAAGGACATCGGGCCGAAGGTCGCGGCGGTCGAGGCGGCGAAGGAGATCCTGGAGAAGGGCGACACCCTGTTCTCCGCGGGCATCGTCCAGGGTTCCGGCAACGAGGAACTCCTCCACGACCTGCACCTTCTCACCACCAAGCCCTTCCTCTACGTCTTCAACGTCGACGAGGACGAACTGGTCGACGAGGCCTTCAAGGACGAGCAGCGCGCCCTGGTCGCCCCCGCCGAGGCGATCTTCCTCAACGCGAAGCTGGAGGCGGATCTCGCCGAGCTCGACGAGGAGGAAGCGCTGGAGCTCCTGGAGTCGGTGGGCGTCGAGGAGCCCGGCATGGCCACCCTGGCCCGCGTCGGCTTCGACACCCTGGGCCTGCAGACCTATCTGACGGCCGGCCCCAAGGAATCCCGCGCCTGGACCATCAAGAAGGGCGCCACCGCCCCCGAGGCCGCCGGAGTCATCCACACCGACTTCCAGAAGGGCTTCATCAAGGCGGAGGTCATCTCCTTCGACGCCCTGGTCGAAACGGGCTCGGTGGCCGAGGCCCGCGCCAAGGGCAAGGCCCGTATGGAGGGCAAGGAGTATGTGATGCAGGACGGGGACGTGGTGGAGTTCCGGTTCAATG
- the glpX gene encoding class II fructose-bisphosphatase: protein MTEHHHLPSELEVPSEAPDRNLALELVRVTEAAAMAAGRWVGRGDKNGADGAAVRAMRTLVSTVSMNGVVVIGEGEKDEAPMLFNGEHVGDGTGPECDIAVDPIDGTTLTANGMTNAIAVLAAADRGSMFDPSAVFYMDKLVTGPDAADFVDINAPVSVNIRRVAKAKRVTPEDVTVVILDRPRHVGIIQEIRETGARMKLISDGDVAGSILALREGTGVDLLLGIGGTPEGIISACAVKCLGGTIQGKLWPKDDEERQRAVDAGHDLDRVLLTDDLVSGENVFFVATGITDGELLRGVRYRSETATTESIVMRSKSGTVRQISSEHRLSKLRAYSAIDFDRAK, encoded by the coding sequence ATGACCGAGCATCATCATCTGCCGTCCGAACTCGAAGTCCCCTCCGAGGCTCCCGACCGCAACCTCGCCCTGGAACTCGTCCGGGTGACCGAGGCCGCCGCGATGGCCGCGGGCCGCTGGGTCGGCCGCGGTGACAAGAACGGCGCCGATGGTGCCGCGGTGCGCGCCATGCGGACCCTCGTCTCGACCGTCTCGATGAACGGCGTCGTCGTCATCGGTGAGGGCGAGAAGGACGAGGCGCCCATGCTCTTCAACGGGGAGCATGTCGGCGACGGGACCGGGCCCGAGTGCGACATCGCCGTCGACCCCATCGACGGTACGACCCTGACCGCCAACGGCATGACGAACGCCATCGCTGTCCTCGCGGCGGCCGACCGCGGGTCGATGTTCGACCCGTCCGCCGTCTTCTACATGGACAAGCTGGTCACCGGGCCGGACGCCGCCGACTTCGTCGACATCAACGCGCCCGTCTCCGTGAACATCCGCCGGGTCGCCAAGGCCAAGCGGGTCACGCCCGAGGACGTCACCGTCGTCATCCTCGACCGGCCGCGCCACGTCGGCATCATCCAGGAGATCCGGGAGACCGGCGCGCGCATGAAGCTGATCTCCGACGGCGATGTCGCCGGTTCGATCCTCGCCCTGCGCGAGGGCACCGGCGTCGATCTGCTGCTGGGCATCGGCGGTACGCCCGAGGGCATCATCTCGGCCTGCGCCGTGAAGTGCCTCGGCGGCACCATCCAGGGCAAGCTGTGGCCGAAGGACGACGAGGAGCGGCAGCGGGCGGTGGACGCGGGGCACGATCTCGACCGCGTTCTGCTGACCGACGACCTGGTCTCCGGTGAGAACGTGTTCTTCGTCGCGACCGGGATCACCGACGGTGAGTTGCTGCGGGGGGTTCGTTATCGGTCGGAGACGGCGACGACGGAGTCGATCGTGATGCGGTCGAAGTCGGGGACGGTTCGCCAGATTTCGTCCGAGCATCGGCTCAGCAAGCTGCGGGCGTACAGCGCGATCGACTTCGATCGCGCCAAGTAG
- a CDS encoding malonic semialdehyde reductase gives MSLVLDPAAQDLLFREARTANTFTDEPVSDEQVQAIYDLVKFGPTAFNQTPLRITLVRSAEARERLVQHMAEGNQAKTATAPLVAILSADNEFHEELPALLPAFPQAKDLFFSERSAREGAAGLNAALQAAYFIIGVRAAGLAAGPMTGLDFAGVQKEFLDGDHTPLMVVNIGKPGADAWYPRSPRLAYDDVITTV, from the coding sequence ATGTCCCTCGTTCTTGACCCCGCCGCCCAGGACCTGCTGTTCCGCGAGGCCCGTACCGCGAACACCTTCACCGACGAGCCGGTGTCGGACGAGCAGGTGCAGGCGATCTACGACCTGGTCAAGTTCGGCCCGACCGCCTTCAACCAGACCCCGCTGCGCATCACCCTGGTCCGCTCCGCCGAGGCCCGCGAGCGCCTCGTGCAGCACATGGCCGAGGGCAACCAGGCGAAGACCGCCACCGCCCCGCTGGTCGCGATCCTCTCCGCGGACAACGAGTTCCACGAGGAGCTGCCGGCCCTGCTCCCGGCCTTCCCCCAGGCCAAGGACCTCTTCTTCAGCGAGCGTTCCGCCCGTGAGGGTGCCGCCGGCCTCAACGCCGCCCTGCAGGCCGCGTACTTCATCATCGGCGTGCGTGCCGCCGGCCTCGCCGCCGGCCCGATGACCGGTCTCGACTTCGCCGGTGTCCAGAAGGAGTTCCTGGACGGCGACCACACCCCGCTGATGGTCGTCAACATCGGCAAGCCGGGCGCCGACGCCTGGTACCCGCGCTCCCCGCGTCTGGCGTACGACGACGTCATCACCACCGTCTGA
- the xseA gene encoding exodeoxyribonuclease VII large subunit, protein MALNTSADAPLPVGEVSRLIGGWIDRLGAVWVEGQITQLSRRPGAGVVFLTLRDPSHDISVGVTCYRQVFDAVADVVSEGARVVVLAKPEWYAPRGQLSLRATEIRPVGVGELLVRLEQLKKALANEGLFAAERKKALPFLPHLIGLVCGRASAAERDVLENARRRWPAVRFEVRNVAVQGVHAVSQVVQAVKELDDLDEVDVIVVARGGGSVEDLLPFSDEQLVRAVAACRTPVVSAIGHEPDQPLLDFVADLRASTPTDAAKKVVPDVGEEYERVRLLLDRARRAVHGFVEREERGLAHALARPVMEDPHRMIDERADQVTSLVERSRRTLGHLLDRADSELSHTHARVVGLSPAATLRRGYAVLQQADGHVVRDPGEVVAGEALRARVAEGEFTVRVDV, encoded by the coding sequence ATGGCTCTCAATACGTCAGCTGACGCTCCGCTGCCTGTCGGTGAGGTGTCGCGGCTCATCGGGGGGTGGATCGACCGGCTCGGTGCCGTGTGGGTCGAGGGGCAGATCACCCAGTTGTCACGGCGGCCCGGCGCGGGCGTGGTGTTTCTGACGTTGCGTGACCCCTCGCACGACATCTCCGTCGGCGTCACCTGCTATCGGCAGGTGTTCGACGCCGTCGCCGATGTGGTGAGCGAAGGGGCCCGCGTCGTCGTACTCGCGAAGCCCGAGTGGTACGCGCCTCGGGGGCAGTTGTCGCTGCGGGCCACCGAGATACGGCCCGTCGGGGTGGGGGAACTGCTCGTCCGGCTGGAGCAGTTGAAGAAGGCCCTCGCCAACGAGGGACTGTTCGCCGCCGAGCGGAAGAAGGCGCTGCCCTTTCTGCCCCACCTCATCGGGCTCGTGTGCGGACGGGCGTCCGCCGCCGAGCGGGACGTCCTGGAGAACGCCCGGCGCCGCTGGCCGGCCGTCCGTTTCGAGGTGCGCAACGTCGCCGTGCAGGGCGTGCACGCCGTATCGCAGGTCGTCCAGGCCGTGAAGGAGCTGGACGATCTCGACGAGGTGGATGTGATCGTGGTGGCCCGGGGCGGCGGGAGCGTGGAGGATCTGCTGCCCTTCTCCGACGAGCAGCTCGTCCGGGCGGTCGCCGCCTGTCGTACGCCCGTCGTCTCCGCCATCGGGCACGAGCCCGACCAGCCGCTGCTCGACTTCGTGGCGGATCTGCGGGCCTCCACTCCCACCGACGCCGCCAAGAAGGTCGTCCCGGACGTGGGTGAGGAGTACGAACGGGTGCGGTTGCTGCTCGATCGGGCCAGGCGGGCCGTTCACGGCTTCGTCGAGCGGGAGGAGCGCGGACTCGCGCACGCCCTCGCGCGGCCCGTCATGGAGGATCCGCATCGGATGATCGACGAGCGGGCCGACCAGGTCACCTCCCTCGTCGAGCGATCGCGGCGCACCCTCGGTCACCTTCTCGACCGCGCCGACTCCGAGCTGTCCCACACCCACGCGCGCGTGGTGGGCCTCTCCCCCGCCGCGACCCTGCGGCGCGGGTACGCGGTGCTGCAACAGGCCGACGGGCACGTGGTCCGGGATCCGGGTGAGGTGGTGGCCGGCGAGGCGCTGCGGGCGCGGGTCGCCGAGGGTGAGTTCACTGTCCGAGTCGATGTCTAG
- a CDS encoding DUF1707 SHOCT-like domain-containing protein, producing the protein MDLQKHTEPRPSELRASDADRDRIADLLREALAEGRLTPDEHAERVEGVLSAKTVGELEVFVRDLPAGHQPYQSYQSRAPRDAGWAYTPAPNRPTPGAIPLDPDENVVAVFSAAVRKGRWRAGRRMHAYAIFGSVEIDLSEAIFEYQQVVIKAISVFGNVEIRVPENVSLRGTGGGVLGNFEVSTLDSGDPDAPVVYVDGLAILGNVEAKPKRGKMIEDILDRVSRKVDKGLRKHLDR; encoded by the coding sequence GTGGACCTTCAGAAGCACACCGAACCACGCCCCTCGGAACTGCGCGCCTCGGACGCGGACCGCGACCGCATCGCGGACCTCCTGCGCGAGGCGCTGGCCGAGGGCCGCCTCACGCCCGACGAACACGCCGAGCGCGTCGAGGGGGTGCTGAGCGCCAAGACGGTCGGCGAACTGGAGGTCTTCGTACGGGACCTGCCCGCCGGCCACCAGCCCTATCAGTCCTACCAGTCCCGCGCGCCCCGGGACGCGGGATGGGCGTACACCCCCGCGCCCAACCGCCCCACCCCGGGCGCGATCCCGCTCGACCCCGACGAGAACGTGGTGGCGGTCTTCAGCGCCGCCGTCCGCAAGGGCCGCTGGCGCGCGGGCCGCCGTATGCACGCGTACGCGATCTTCGGCAGCGTCGAGATCGACCTCAGCGAGGCGATATTCGAGTACCAGCAGGTCGTCATCAAGGCGATCTCGGTCTTCGGCAACGTCGAGATCCGCGTCCCGGAGAACGTCTCGTTGCGCGGCACCGGCGGCGGTGTGCTCGGCAACTTCGAGGTGAGCACGCTGGATTCGGGTGATCCCGACGCGCCCGTGGTCTATGTGGACGGGCTGGCGATACTCGGAAATGTCGAGGCGAAACCCAAGCGGGGCAAGATGATCGAGGACATCCTCGACCGGGTCTCCCGCAAGGTCGACAAGGGTTTGCGCAAACATCTGGACCGTTGA
- a CDS encoding 4-hydroxy-3-methylbut-2-enyl diphosphate reductase, with translation MVHMTASPGRRVLLAAPRGYCAGVDRAVIAVEKALEQYGAPIYVRHEIVHNKYVVQTLERKGAIFVERTAEVPEGSIVMFSAHGVAPVVHDEAAAGKLATIDATCPLVTKVHKEAVRFAGEDYDILLIGHEGHEEVIGTSGEAPDHITLVDGPKDVAKVEVRDPSRVVWLSQTTLSVDETMETVDALKEKFPQLISPPSDDICYATQNRQLAVKQMGEEAELVIVVGSKNSSNSVRLVEVAKLAGSREAYLVDFADEIDEAWLDGVSTVGVTSGASVPEILVEQVLEWLSRRGFEDVELVKAAEESITFSLPKELRRDLRAEAAELVGRRKGAAPAHTPSGE, from the coding sequence ATGGTTCACATGACCGCTTCGCCTGGCCGCCGTGTCCTGCTCGCCGCCCCCCGAGGCTACTGCGCGGGCGTGGACCGCGCCGTGATCGCCGTCGAGAAGGCCCTCGAACAGTACGGGGCCCCCATCTACGTCCGGCACGAGATCGTGCACAACAAATACGTCGTACAGACCCTCGAGAGGAAGGGCGCGATCTTCGTCGAGCGCACCGCGGAGGTCCCCGAGGGATCGATCGTCATGTTCTCCGCGCACGGCGTCGCCCCCGTCGTGCACGACGAGGCCGCCGCAGGCAAGCTCGCGACCATCGACGCGACCTGCCCCCTCGTCACCAAGGTCCACAAGGAAGCCGTCCGCTTCGCAGGCGAGGACTACGACATCCTCCTGATCGGTCACGAGGGCCACGAGGAGGTCATCGGCACCTCCGGCGAGGCCCCGGACCACATCACGCTGGTCGACGGGCCGAAGGACGTTGCCAAGGTCGAGGTCCGCGACCCGTCCAGGGTCGTCTGGCTGTCCCAGACCACCCTCTCCGTGGACGAGACGATGGAGACCGTCGACGCCCTCAAGGAGAAGTTCCCGCAGCTGATCTCCCCGCCCAGCGACGACATCTGCTACGCCACCCAGAACCGCCAGCTCGCGGTGAAGCAGATGGGCGAGGAGGCGGAGCTGGTGATCGTCGTCGGCTCCAAGAACTCCTCGAACTCGGTCCGCCTGGTCGAGGTCGCGAAGCTCGCCGGCTCCCGCGAGGCGTACCTCGTGGACTTCGCCGACGAGATCGACGAGGCCTGGCTGGACGGAGTGTCGACGGTCGGCGTCACCTCGGGCGCGTCGGTCCCCGAGATCCTGGTCGAGCAGGTCCTGGAGTGGCTGTCCCGGCGCGGCTTCGAGGACGTGGAGCTCGTCAAGGCGGCCGAGGAGTCCATCACGTTCTCCCTGCCGAAGGAACTGCGCCGCGACCTGCGGGCGGAGGCGGCGGAGCTGGTGGGCCGGCGCAAAGGCGCGGCGCCCGCACATACCCCCTCGGGTGAGTGA
- the ppgK gene encoding polyphosphate--glucose phosphotransferase, whose translation MHIFGVDIGGSGIKGAPVDLDRGDLAEERFKVLTPHPATPDAVADGVKEVVGHFGWTGPVGITFPGVVTDGSTIRTAANVDKNWIDTDARALLSDRLGGLPVTVLNDADAAGVAEMQFGAGRDRKGTVALLTFGTGIGSALFAEGVLVPNTELGHLELHGHDAETRASTKAKDDHELTWEHWAQRVQKYLAHVEMLFSPELFIIGGGVSRKSQKFLPLIEGIRAEIVPAQLQNNAGIVGAAMRAAKKA comes from the coding sequence ATGCACATTTTCGGCGTGGACATCGGCGGGTCAGGGATCAAGGGCGCCCCTGTGGATCTGGACAGGGGCGACCTCGCGGAGGAGCGCTTCAAGGTGCTGACCCCGCACCCGGCCACGCCCGACGCGGTGGCGGACGGCGTGAAGGAGGTCGTCGGCCACTTCGGCTGGACGGGCCCGGTCGGGATCACCTTCCCGGGCGTGGTGACGGACGGCTCGACGATCCGTACGGCGGCGAACGTCGACAAGAACTGGATCGACACGGACGCGCGCGCGTTGCTGAGCGACCGCCTTGGCGGCCTCCCGGTGACGGTGCTGAACGACGCGGACGCGGCGGGCGTCGCCGAGATGCAGTTCGGCGCCGGCCGCGACCGCAAAGGCACGGTCGCCCTCCTCACCTTCGGTACGGGCATCGGTAGCGCCCTCTTCGCCGAGGGCGTCCTGGTCCCGAACACGGAGTTGGGCCACCTGGAGCTGCACGGCCACGACGCGGAGACCAGGGCGTCCACCAAGGCCAAGGACGACCACGAACTGACCTGGGAGCACTGGGCCCAGCGCGTCCAGAAGTACCTGGCCCACGTCGAGATGCTGTTCTCCCCCGAGCTGTTCATCATCGGCGGCGGCGTCAGCCGAAAGTCCCAGAAGTTCCTGCCGCTGATCGAGGGCATCCGGGCGGAGATCGTCCCGGCGCAGCTGCAGAACAACGCGGGGATCGTGGGCGCGGCGATGCGGGCGGCCAAGAAGGCGTAA
- a CDS encoding exodeoxyribonuclease VII small subunit → MTSNVSEALGYEQARDELIEVVRRLEVGGTTLEESLALWERGEELAKVCRQWLEGARKRLDAALAEGRSGAGGEEDDGSGSGSE, encoded by the coding sequence ATGACCAGCAACGTGAGCGAGGCGCTCGGCTATGAGCAGGCACGGGACGAGCTGATCGAGGTCGTACGGCGACTGGAGGTCGGCGGTACGACCCTGGAGGAGTCCCTCGCCCTCTGGGAGCGCGGAGAGGAGCTGGCCAAGGTGTGCCGGCAGTGGCTGGAAGGTGCGCGCAAGCGGCTCGACGCGGCCTTGGCCGAGGGCCGGTCCGGGGCGGGCGGCGAGGAGGACGACGGGTCCGGCTCCGGCTCCGAGTGA